agatgttcttcgtcgcttatcctgtacgctctcttcgttagcgtgtgcagggcggacttcatctgcgtggggtgatggtgggaggaggcgggaaggtacctgtccgtattggttggtttcctgtacactttgtggccaggtctaccatcaggttttcgataaacttccacgtcgagaaaaggcagcaccccattcttctctgtttccattgcaaactggatttttctatgctgttggttaaggtgcttgtggaagttctgtaactcctcttctccgtggggccagatgacgaaagtatcatcgacatagcgaagccaacaatttggacgtaatggtgcggactggagggctgtttcctcaaatgcctccatgaaaatttctgctgcgataggcgataggggtgagcccatagctacaccgtcagtttgttcataaaattgacctctccacctgaaataggtggtcgtcagacagtggcgcacaagctcacatacatccggtgccacgcgttcttctaggatgttcacagtatctgacactgggacattcgtgaatagggatttgacgtcgaagctaaccatcagatcttggtccgtaacacgcatttcctttaggagagacacgaagtgagtggaatccttaacgtaggactcggtttgatgcactaggtgtcggagcctaggtgccagttctttcgctaggtagtaggtcggcgaatttatactgtttactatgggccttaaggggaagtcggttttgtgtaccttcggtacaccatatatccttggtgcctgtgtcacttgcgggatgaatcttctggccttgtcgaaattgattctagagtgcttgagcagtgcctgcgtcgttttgattaccttggccgtcggatctccctgaagtttcttgtagataggttctgcgagaatatcttccattcgtttgttgtaatcagtcgtgtccaagactacagtggcgttgcccttatctgcctgtaccactactaagtgggggttgtccctgagttccttaatggcatgatattcctcagcgttgatgttttgcttcggtggctttgctttattcagaactctgaccgtttcctgccggatcttctccgcctccgcctgtggcagatgacgtaccgaagcctctacggattctataatatcttcttttggaactcgcttaggtgcgactgcgaaattcatccccttggccaggattgctgtggttgcttcgctcaaggtgtggctggagaggttgaccactgtccgtcgcctgtccagcgtcaatgtttcgtccgtggctttctgttgtagtttgtcgtactttctcatctggcggttagtaatactattgctggtccttgatgcttgctgaaaggttaacctgtcgactttatcccagtcttccatctgaagttttccggccagaaataggtgcagatcacacaaattcctgttgcgagcatcgagacttatgcggatgtggcgaatcctttcccgtagcaatgctttactggcgttaacacagatattcctcgccttgttcgtttttatgtgagacgtcaaccgcaaagaatacggcacaacactcgtgtctctgcatctcttcaaaaaagcaaggtcattcagcagtttacatctttttaaacgcagtgcttctaacttcttgatgtttccgtggatttcctgcccatacctttcacacctcctcctcctcctagtacagccaaccaagtaacgacacggttttctcgtgcagctatttaaggaatccaagtgtgttcatttagcagttaacgtaaggccctgatgaaggctagctgcaacgctggccgaaacgttggcgcaatttaaaattatgacgatgcggtctgataccctgaagaattttattgaagaagacaacggccgcggaagcctacgcttacatttaaccaacctgtatgggcaggaaatccacggaaacatcaagaagttagaagcactgcgtttaaaaagatgtaaactgctgaatgaccttgcttttttgaagagatgcagagacacgagtgttgtgccgtattctttgcggttgacgtctcacataaaaacgaacaaggcgaggaatatctgtgttaacgccagtaaagcattgctacgggaaaggattcgccacatccgcataagtctcgatgctcgcaacaggaatttgtgtgatctgcacctatttctggccggaaaacttcagatggaagactgggataaagtcgacaggttaacctttcagcaagcatcaaggaccagcaatagtattactaaccgccagatgagaaagtacgacaaactacaacagaaagccacggacgaaacattgacgctggacaggcgacggacagtggtcaacctctccagccacaccttgagcgaagcaaccacagcaatcctggccaaggggatgaatttcgcagtcgcacctaagcgagttccaaaagaagatattatagaatccgtagaggcttcggtacgtcatctgccacaggcggaggcggagaagatccggcaggaaacggtcagagttctgaataaagcaaagccaccgaagcaaaacatcaacgctgaggaatatcatgccattaaggaactcagggacaacccccacttagtagtggtacaggcagataagggcaacgccactgtagtcttggacacgactgattacaacaaacgaatggaagatattctcgcagaacctatctacaagaaacttcagggagatccgacggccaaggtaatcaaaacgacgcaggcactgctcaagcactctagaatcaatttcgacaaggccagaagattcatcccgcaagtgacacaggcaccaaggatatatggtgtaccgaaggtacacaaaaccgacttccccttaaggcccatagtaaacagtataaattcgccgacctactacctagcgaaagaactggcacctaggctccgacacctagtgcatcaaaccgagtcctacgttaaggattccactcacttcgtgtctctcctaaaggaaatgcgtgttacggaccaagatctgatggttagcttcgacgtcaaatccctattcacgaatgtcccagtgtcagatactgtgaacatcctagaagaacgcgtggcaccggatgtatgtgagcttgtgcgccactgtctgacgaccacctatttcaggtggagaggtcaattttatgaacaaactgacggtgtagctatgggctcacccctatcgcctatcgcagcagaaattttcatggaggcatttgaggaaacagccctccagtccgcaccattacgtccaaattgttggcttcgctatgtcgatgatactttcgtcatctggccccacggagaagaggagttacagaacttccacaagcaccttaaccaacagcatagaaaaatccagtttacaatggaaacagagaagaatggggtgctgccttttctcgacgtggaagtttatcgaaaacctgatggtagacttggccacaaagtgtacaggaaaccaaccaatacggacaggtaccttcacgcctcctcccaccatcaccccacgcagaagaagtccgccctgcacacgctaacgaagagagcgtacaggataagcgacgaagaacatctgaagacagaacttgaacacctcaggtccatcttcggaactaatggctatgggaagcagatgatagacagcaccatgtcgacaagggagaagactaatagggaagaggagaaggaggcacagagcattgctgtgttaccatatgtacaaggggtcaccgaacgtattggcaaaattctacgaaaagccgacatcaaaccaattttccgaagcagaaacaaaatatcagacatgctcggttctatcAAGGatacagttgacaaactacacacagctggtgtgtatgaaattggttgtgcgtgtggattagtttacataggtgagacgggacgtccgatcagcactaggctctcggaacatgaaagatatatccgcctgaaacaacacactaagtcagcagtggcggaacaccgggacgagtgcgggaaaccaatattttttcaagaagcccgcgtcctggcgaaacagcctctcactttcaaaagaaagattagagaggcgatagaaatagccaaaagacccgccaacatgaatagagaggacgggtacaagcttccgaggtcttggctgcctgcaatagcagggctacggagcggcggcagtgccgtggcggcccatgcggacacgcggagagccacagtagtggtcgcgagcacacaaagcaatggcacgccgcagccggcttctggtcAGCATGGAAAcagagtgacgtcacagccatcacctgttcgctattcgtccgtctcctccaatggggtggattaatataaagaccaatagaaaacagctatttcagccaataacagataataaaggaaacaccaataaagcatacctttcacacctcctcctcctcctagtacagccaaccaagtaacgacacggttttctcgtgcagctatttaaggaatccaagtgtgttcatttagcagttaacgtaaggccctgatgaaggctagctgcaacgctggccgaaacgttggcgcaatttaaaattatgacgatgcggtctgataccctgaagaattttattgaagaacgtTCTTACTATCTAGAAAACATTTTTCTGTCACACGCCTCCCTGTGCGAATTCTAGCGCTTTGTCTACTCTGTCTAAGTTCCTTTGCGTGCTGGAATTGTCGACACTTTTTGCTTTCTAACTCAGAAAAAATGACTGCTGCCAAACGAGTAGAATTTGCGAACGGATTCTTTATGTTCCATTCTAATGGCTGGAAGAGTCCATCAGTTTTCAGCACGCTTCTCGTTGTCTCGCAGGCTCTTCGCAATATGTCCATTGTTAAACGAGGTTAGGGCGTCCTCCTGCCTACCCCTGTATTGCTGCAGAATGTCTCCAGTGTCCGCGTCTCGGCGATCACTACGTAGTGACCGACCAGCTTTCTGCTGGGACGCAGGCGCTGTGAGTTGGCGAAGATGAACCTCATAGGGGGTGTCACAAGCTatgtacaccgaagcgccaaacaaactggtataggcatgcgtattcaaatacagagatatgtaaacaggcagaaaccgGCGCTCCGGTGAGCAACgtttatataagacaagtgtctagtgcagttgttaggtaggtcactgctgctataatggcgggttatcaagatttaactgagtttgaacgtggtgccatagtcggcgcacgagcgatgggacacagcagctcagagatagcgatgaaatggggattttcccgtacgacattttgacgagtgtaccgtgaatatcaggaatccggtaaaacatcattccTCCGACACCACTGcagcccgaaaaagatcctgcaagaacgggaccaacgacgactgaaaggaatcgttcaacgtgacagaagtgcaacaccccCTCCCCACAAACTTCTGAaggtttcaatgttgggccatcaacaagtgtcaacatgcgaaccattcaacgaaacatcatcgatatgggctttcggagccgagggcccacttgtgtacccttgacgactgcacgacacaaagctttacgcctcgcctgggcccgtcataaccgacattggactgttgataaccggAAACGCGTTGCttggtcggaccagtctcgtttcaaattgtatcgagcggatggacgtttacgggtatggagacaacctcatgaatccatggaccctgcatgtcatcaggggaagTTCAAGCTTGTGGAGACTCTGCAATGATGGGCgagggcagttggagtgatatggaacccctgatactttTAAATACGTCTCTGACGggtgatatgtacgtaagcatactgtctgatcatctgcatccattcatgtccattttgctttccgccggacttgggtaattcccgcaggacaatgcaacaccccacacgtccataattgctacagagtgggcccaggaacactcttctgaatttaaacacttccactggccactaaactccccagacacgaacgttattgaggatatctgggatgccatgcaacgtgctgttcggaagagatctccactccgttGTACTCTTACAGAcgtatggacaaccctgcaggattcatggtgttagttccctccagcaccacttcagagatCAATCGAGTCAGTGGCATGTCGTGTTGCGGTATTTCTGCGCGCTCGCAGGGGCGCTACCTGATATCagtcagatgtaccagtttctttggctccttagtgtagaatatattattaattcttcTCGTATCGAATTTTATAATGAGTAAAAGGGtacatttttttaaagtatttgaGTAATTTTGGACGGTTACGGCATAGTTCTTTAGTAGTGCACCATCGTGTAACTTAACACAGAATAAAATCGTTTACCATTGAATCTGCGTTGAAAATGGAAATTCATATTAATTCCCAGAGCATCGACTTCAAAATTTGCTTAACTTGTAACAGGAATGTGACATACGTCTGGTTTCATCTGATTTAGGTTACTTATTATTGGTTTGTTGTAGAGTAATACTGTAACAGGTAGACTACTAATACAGTATTATTTGCTTGATTGCCatgcttttaaatttaaataggatGTCCCTCTCTACGTACATGACCATGTTCTATGAGGGGCATTTTGTGAGTAATgcacaaaatgtttttctttctttttgagggCAGTTTcggtttattcaggattccaagacaccatattattcccaattTTTCTGGCTAAAAACACTACtttgcaacataatctccgtttaatgtGACAAATTTTTGCTACCTCACTGAGAGGgcatgtatgcccacatggtaccaccctATTGGTTGAGGTCGGAGCCTaagtctttctgcatcaataacctcctatCATCCACGTATTGCATCCCACAATATGCATTCCTCATAAGGCCAAACAGATGTAACTCGAAAGATGCAAGATTGGGACtgcagggtgaatgaggaagaacagttcaatgacgttCCACGAGATCCTCTTCGGGTGCACACCCTCGTGTGAGTCCtcatgtcatggagaaggagaagttcgtttccttTTTTGTGGCGAAGAACACACTGAGAGTAGCATATTACACTTTGTAGAGTTGATCGTTGTATCACGAGGAAGGACATCAAAGAGAATAACCCCCTCAGGgttccagaagactgtcaccatgactttatcggctgagggtgcaGATTTTAACCGCCACCCATGGATTGCAATTTTGTTTCCAATTCAAAgcgatgaaaccatgtttcatcgcccatgaCGATGCTCGGCAAAAAATTTTCAGGATAAGCCTCGCAACGTGCAAGCAGTTTCCTTCAGATCCCCAtcattgttctttatggtcttctgtaagGCGGTGagaaacccagcgggcacacacctttgaataccccaactggtggacgggtgtgtcagcactaccagcagagatagCAAGTTGAGCTGTGAAGTTCTTCACTGTGAGCTGTCgaccatctcgaatgagagtgcctGCACCTTCCAAAAtcacagaagtcacagctgtgcacgagcTGCTTGCACATATTAGATTAGAGTTTGCACGACTTTGTTGCACGCCCCGAACattgactcaccgtgcttttgttcactaccaaaaTTCGGTAcacattctgcaggcgcctatgaacATCTGGGTTGTTCTCATTtctcaccaaaagaaactcaattcgGTAACTCCCCTTCTGGTGTGTATCACCCACATGCAGCACAGTCAACTTTACTTGAAACCCACCCCTGCTACAGTCGATATTTTgggccgccatctatcggaacatCATAAAATTGCAGGAGGCTGAAGCGGAAGTAATCCACCATTTCCCACAATAAAGTCAGCATTTTTTATTCTAAAATGACcgagaagagaaatgtgttgcgCTACGTCTCTTGTACGTTAGAACATGTTTTCCCATTACGAAAAGTCTTAGTTTTCctagtttttgtaatttcagaaaaatactgtGACACAAAGAAAGTTTACACCACAATTAAAGAACGgggtaagaaaatatattaaacttctattacaggggtGGCTAAAGGAGAAAGTTTGGAAATTGTACCAGAATGCGGTATCTCCCCGTCTGGTGTGTATCACCTGCATGCAGCACAGTCAACTTTATACTTCTTAATTGCTGGTAAGATTAAACTCGGGAAACAGTTCCGGTAGCGCTTTGCAGTTTCAGTAGCCATTCAATGTATAACATAGAATTTTtataatgaaaaattattattatttctattacgaTTCAGGCCCACAGCTGCCGTATAATGAGAATTAATTGTTTCCGTAATAATGTAAGGCATCATAatgtgaaatgaataggaagttttCCTCCTTTATCCCAAAGACGCTTAAGAGCCTTTAAGTTTGTCTTTGTTCTGTTTGCCTGTCACTGTGCTTCAGCTACACACTGACGATGGAAATTTCTTCGATTAAGGTTTAACATGGTTTCCCCTGAGCCGTACTCGTAGGCTGGTACCTGTATAAATATCGTCGGAATGCAGCTACTGGAGCACTACAGCGCCTCTTGTCGGATAAAAATAATTCCAGGAACAAAATTTTTTGTTATAGAAAGAGAATGTTTCGTTCCTGTGTGCTTTTTCACGAGAACCCGCACCGTGCTACTGGCAATATTTTCATAATTGTTAATGCAATTTCTCTGATACCGTCGATCACCTGACACAGATGGATGTGGAAAAAAGTTAACAACAGTATAGCATTAGGTTGCTGTATTTTCTGAATTCAAGTGGAACATCTAGAGTGACATCAGACGATGATCAAAGGGTGTCGAACAATGACATAGGTAGGATTATCAATATTATTGATAGCTGTTATATTCATCATTTATATAATGGTACCAAAGTTTAAGAACAATAACTTGTTCCTGCAGCGTAATTCGCAGCGCGCCAGTCTCCGAGACAGGGAGGTGAGCCAGACTTGCACGGAATCCTTTGGTGATCTGCCACGTTCGGCCTCGAGAATATGATACAAATTATCGAATTTAAAAGGGAtctgaatgaaaatatttttatgacaattacactgacagaaaaagaccgcaacaccaaaaaataattagtgtaggGTAATTAAATTTCGGGAGTACACTTGTCTAGATAACATTTAAGTGCttcacattgcaagatcacaggtaaataTGAGCACAAGAAAGccgctgcaaatgtgaaatgctagtatgctaataaccggtgtagcagccacaatgttgaatgcaagcgtgcaaacgttcATGCATTCTGTTGGACAGCTACAGGATGTGAGATTGTGGGATGGAGctgcatgcctgttgcacttgggtgGGCAATGTAAGTACGGTTAATGCTGCTTGTTAATGACGGTCGAGTTGTCGTCGATGATGTCCCGTATATGCACGATTGGAGATCGATCTTCTGATCGACTAGGTCAAGGCAACAAGTCGACGCTCTGTAGTGCATTTTTGGTTGCAAAAGTGGtgcgtgagcgttatcctgttggaaaacaccccctgggatgctgttcatgaaacagctcgaatcaccagactgatgtacaaatctgCTGTCGGGCAGCTTTGGGTTACCAAGGCAGGGCTcccgctgtcatacaaaatcgccaaaatcgcatcccagaccataactacagTTGCAGggccggtcggagtgaccgagcggttctagggactacagcttggaaccgcgcgaccgctacgatcgcaggttcgaatcctgcctcgggcatggatgtgtgtgatgtccttaggttagttaggtttaagtagttccaagtactaggggactgatgacctcagaagttaagtcccatagttctcagagccatttgaaacattttttgcaggTGCAGGTCCAATGTGCCTTACATGCAGACTGTTTGGATGCGAACCCTCAACTGAATTCTTGCgagccagttttcatcagaaaacagacgTCCACCCTTCACTTAAATGAGCTCTCGAttggcaccactgaagttgcaaacggCGTTGGTTCGTGGTCAGTGAAATACACACTATAGGGAGTCTGGTTCGAGCTactcttgaagtaaccaatttttaacagttccttgtgtcaccGTGGTGGCGACTGCTGCTCAAaacgctgctgcagacgcagtacgatgcaccagagcaatTAGCCAAAGGCGATGACCTCCTCTCTCGATAGTGACATGTGGCATTCCGGAACCCAGCCTACTTGCGACCGATCATTCTCGTGGCCACCACTGCCAATATCATATATAGTGGCTAtgttcctgccaagtgtttctagaatatcgcagaaggaacatccagctccttgtAGCTCCATTACACAATCTCGGTCAAACTTGGTGGGGTGTTGATAACAGCGTCTTCGTTgtattaaaggcattcttgagtaaagtcgtccaatctcaaaggtaacgagCACTCACGATTGTCAcaacgtatatttaaagcaaacctgagttacatcctcatagtggcactactagagtGAGCCTTACGTGATTTGTGAGAAATTTTAATAGGCCTAATCTTTCAGATGTAAGAACacatctaccaactttcgtttatgtcataaATTCATtattggtgttgcgttttttttccgtcagtgaatttGTAGATTCCAGTGGAGTACAGCTATAACAGCACTGGCTAAACAGTTTTGTTAGTGTGCTATTGGCTGCCACTAACAGGGAGTGCACTGTGAATGTGTCTACAGGTGTTACATCTGCAATTTGTCGTACCTCGATTCAGATGCAGGTGACAGTGCGGTATGTTAACACACAGCGCTCTAGTAATTTCTCTACAAGCAACGGAATATGTCTTTCATCCTGATCTTTGATGTACCTGACGTAATAAAAAGCATTAATACAAATGCCTTTCGAAGTCTCACTGCGAGTATGAGACCCCTTTTAGAAGCAGCTACAGCCATTTTGGGAAAAGATAAAATATTTTCTCGTTTTGTATGAAAATATCTTAATTGTCACACAAAAATGTACATAATGAAAGAGATATCTCGACATCAGTCGCATTATGGCATTAAAATAAAGCCAGTGGCGACAAGCAAAAATTTgttccagaccaggactcgaacgtgG
This sequence is a window from Schistocerca americana isolate TAMUIC-IGC-003095 chromosome 4, iqSchAmer2.1, whole genome shotgun sequence. Protein-coding genes within it:
- the LOC124613345 gene encoding uncharacterized protein LOC124613345 translates to MRKYDKLQQKATDETLTLDRRRTVVNLSSHTLSEATTAILAKGMNFAVAPKRVPKEDIIESVEASVRHLPQAEAEKIRQETVRVLNKAKPPKQNINAEEYHAIKELRDNPHLVVVQADKGNATVVLDTTDYNKRMEDILAEPIYKKLQGDPTAKGDPACEAAYPVCLPSGTGEPSPTVPDT
- the LOC124613346 gene encoding uncharacterized protein LOC124613346; translation: MRKYDKLQQKATDETLTLDRRRTVVNLSSHTLSEATTAILAKGMNFAVAPKRVPKEDIIESVEASVRHLPQAEAEKIRQETVRVLNKAKPPKQNINAEEYHAIKELRDNPHLVVVQADKGNATVVLDTTDYNKRMEDILAEPIYKKLQGDPTAKASMVDTSPPV